Proteins co-encoded in one Cucurbita pepo subsp. pepo cultivar mu-cu-16 chromosome LG15, ASM280686v2, whole genome shotgun sequence genomic window:
- the LOC111811300 gene encoding transcription factor bHLH113, producing the protein MAENQSSGRDPKTAAATTFSQLLFFADHDEDDDIDVDKHHHVHHQIFEYSVSSSFAIENPPKMLCFGTKQEQEHPQLGLRSAHACSDSVKRKNGSNPETTAIKPAPLSNQKASKKTKPEAPCSAGHAKKKEKLGERITALQQLVSPFGKTDTASVLHEAMGYIKFLHEQIQVLYSPYLDKNQLGGGNGETEGELKGRGLCLIPVECSLHLANCTVADFWSPAMAMGRKL; encoded by the exons ATGGCGGAAAATCAATCCTCTGGTCGGGACCCAAAAACAGCAGCAGCTACCACTTTTTCTCAGCTTCTATTCTTCGCAGAtcatgatgaagatgatgatatcGATGTTGATAAACATCATCATGTTCATCACCAAATCTTTGAGTACTCTGTTTCTTCATCATTCGCCATTGAAAACCCCCCCAAGATGCTCTGTTTCGGCACCAAACAAGAGCAAGAACATCCCCAGCTGGGACTTAGATCAGCCCACGCATGCAGCGATTCcgtaaagagaaaaaatggtTCAAACCCAGAAACAACCGCCATTAAACCAGCTCCATTGTCGAACCAGAAAGCTTCAAAAAAGACCAAACCTGAAGCTCCCTGTTCTGCCGGACATGCAAAG AAGAAGGAGAAGCTAGGAGAAAGAATCACAGCGCTACAACAATTGGTTTCGCCGTTCGGCAAG ACAGACACAGCTTCAGTTCTTCACGAGGCAATGGGTTACATCAAATTTTTACACGAACAAATTCAAGTCTTGTACAGTCCTTACCTGGACAAGAATCAGCTG GGAGGAGGAAATGGGGAAACGGAGGGGGAGCTGAAAGGGAGAGGGCTGTGTTTGATTCCGGTGGAGTGTAGCTTGCATTTGGCGAACTGTACGGTGGCGGACTTTTGGTCGCCGGCGATGGCCATGGGGAGGAAGCTCTGA